The nucleotide sequence GCACCTGTTCATCGATCGCCGCCATCCCGACCGGGTGTTGCTGCCCCGCGAGGAGGTCGAACGCGAACTGGCCGACTTCTATGCGGCGTTCGGCATCAAGGAGGCGCTCCCCGAGACGTTTGCAGCCCTGGCGCGGCACGATTCGCCGGTGGACCACCTCGCCAGGTGGCTGCCCAAGCTGGCGCGCAGGCCCACGATGGCCATCTACGACCTCAACGACCTCGGGACGCTGCTGATGGCCTACTGGCACCACACCCCGCGCCAGGATCTGGGCGGGCAGACGGCCTTCGAGTTGCAGCGCGCCGACCAGGCCCGCTACCAGACGGAAATCCTCCCGCGCCTCACCTGGAAGGACGCCTAACCCGCTTGGGGATCCGGCCGCGTCGCGGTTGGCCTCTCGTTCAGGTAAAATGGCGCCGCAGCGCCAAGAAAAGGAGATTTTCCGTGCCTGAAGACATGCGGCTGATGATACCCGGACCCACCCCGGTGCCCAGCGACGTCTTGCGGGCCATGTCCCGCCCGATGATCAATCACCGGGCGAAGGCGTTCGCGGACATCCTCGACCGCTGCACGGCGGGCGTCAAGTGGCTGTACCAGACCAAGCACGACGTGTACATCCTCACGTGCTCGGGCACGGGCGGCCTGGAGGCGGCCCTGGTCAACGTGCTTTCCCCCGGCGACAAGGTCCTCGCGCTCATTTCGGGCGTGTTCGGCAAGCGCTTCGCCGACATCGCCCAGACGTACGGCGCGCAAGTCGATCGCTGCGAGACGCCGCTGGGGAAGGCCTACGACGTGTCGCGCATCGAGGAGGCGGTCGAACGCGCCGACTACAAGATCGTGCTGATGACCCACAACGAGACCAGCACCGCCGTCCTCAATCCCCTGGCCGCGGTCGCCGCGGTTGTGCGCACCCACCTGCCCGACGCCCTGATCCTGGTGGATGCCGTCTCGGGAATGGGGACGGCCGACCTGCCGGTGGACGATCTCGACCTCGACGTCGTCGTGGCGGGCTCGCAGAAGGCCTTCATGGTGCCGCCGGCGCTCGCGATGGTGTCGATGTCGCCGCGGGCCTGGGAGGCGCATGCCCGGGCCAAGGCACCGCGCTTCTACTTCGACCTGGGCAAGGCCCGCGACTTCCTCGCCAAGGGCCAGACGCCCTGGACGCCGGCGATCTCGGTATTCTACGGGCTCGACGTAGCGCTGGAGAGCCTGCGGGCGGAGGGCCTGCAAAACATCTTCGATCGCCACGAGCGCCTCACGCGGGCCGTCCGGGCCGGCGTCAAGGCCCTGGGCATGAAGCTCCTGGTCGTCGACGACGACATGGCCTCGCGAGCGGTCACGGCCATCTACCCGCCGGAGGGCGTGAGCCCGGGCGATTTCCGCAAGCTGATGCAGAGCCGGTTCGGCATCGTTCTGGCCGGCGGCCAGGGACCGCTCACAGACTCGATCTTCCGCGTCGGCCACCTGGGGCATTGCGGGCCGCTGGACATCCTGGACGTGCTGGGAGCGCTCGAGATAGCCCTGCGCGACCTGGGCGCCGACATCGCCCTCGGCCGCGGGGTCGCGGCGGCGCAGGAAGTCCTGGCGGCCAAGGCGGCGCCGGCGCCGCAGCCCGCGGGAGCGGTGGGGTAACGGCCATGCCGGATGGCGCGAGCGCCGCGGACACCCGAGCCGAGCAGGAACGTTCGGTCAACGGGGCGTCCGGGCCGTACCGGGTCCTCGCCTGCGATCACATCGATCCGGCGGGCCTGGCCATCCTCTCGCCCATGGCGCAGGTGGACAGCCGCGAGCCGCTGAGCCCGGCCGACCTGGCCCGCCTGATCGGCGACTACGATGCGCTGCTGGTGCGTTCGGCCACCAAGGTGACGAACGAGGTCTTCGAGGCCGCGGGGCGCCTCAAGATCGTGGGCCGCGCCGGCGTCGGGGTCGACAACATCGACGTCGCGGCCGCCACCCGGCACGGCGTGATCGTCGTCAATTCGCCCGAGGGCAACACGGTGGCCGCCGCCGAGCACGCCGTGGGCCTCATGCTGGCGCTCGCCCGCCGCATCCCCGGCGCGGACGGTGCGATGAAGGACGGCCAGTGGGGCAGGGAGCGCTTCGTGGGCATCGAGCTGTACCACAAGATCCTGGGCATCCTGGGCCTGGGCAAGATCGGGCAGCGCGTGGCAACTGTGGCCAGGGCGCTGGGGATGCGGGTGATCGGGACCGATCCGTTCCTCACCCCCGACAAGGCCGCCGAACTCGGCATCGACATGGTCGACTTCGACCGGTTGCTCGCCGAGAGCGACTTCATCACCATCCACGTGCCCAGGACCCCCGATACCACGCACCTGTTCGGCGAGGCCGCCTTCGCGCGGATCAAGCCGGGCGTGCGGCTGATCAACTGCGCCCGCGGAGGCATCGTGGACGAGGCGGCCCTGGCGGCCGCGCTGCGCTCCGGCCGGGTGGCCGGCGCCGCCCTCGACGTCTTCGAGAAAGAGCCGCTGGGCGAGAGCGCCCTGCGCGATCTGGGCGACCAGGTGGTGCTGACGCCGCACCTTGGCGCCAGCACCGAGGAGGCGCAGCTGAAGGTGGCGGTGGACGTGGCCGAGCAGGTCGCCGCCGTCCTCGCGGGAGAGCCCGCCCGGAGCGCGGTCAACATCCCGAGCATGCGCCCGGAGCACATGGAGCCGGTCCGGCCCTTCTTGCAGATCGCCGAGAAGCTGGGCCTCCTCCTCGGGCAGTTGCTCGACGGCCCCGTCCGCAGGCTGGAAGTCGTGTACTCGGGCGGCCTTGCCGAGCGCAACACCGATCCGCTCACCACCGCGGTGCTCAAGGGCCTGCTGTCCGGCGCGGTGGCCGAAGGCGTCAACTACGTCAATGCCCCGATCGTCGCCAAGGAGCGCGGCCTCGAGGTCCGTTCCTCCCGCACGTCCGAGGCCGGCGAGTTCCACGACCTGCTCGAGGTCAGCTGCGAGGCCGGCGCGGGCGTCCGGCGGACGGTGGCCGGGACCCTGTTCGGCGAAGGCAACCCGCGCATCGTGCGCATCGACGAGCAGCGCTTCAACATGGAGCCGGAGGGCCACATCCTGATCGCGCCGCACGAGGACGTGCCGGGCGTCGTCGGCCGCATCGGGACCCTGCTCGGCAGCAACAATATCAATATCTTCGGCCTGCAACTCGGCCGCAAGTTCCGGCGGGGACCCGCCGTCATGGCTCTAAACGTGGACGAGGCCATTCCGCCGCCCCTCCTGGAAACGATCGGGAGTCTCCCCGGTTTTCACGACGTCAAGTGCGTGAAATTGTAGGGCGATGCTGCTCGAGGGGAACCTGACCCTCGCCGGCCCGCGAGTCCTGCTGCGCGGTGTGCGCGCGGAAGACGCCCGCGGCGTCTTCGCGTACGCCTCCGACCCGGCCGTCACCGAATTCCTGACCTGGGAGACGCACCACGCGCTATCTGATTCCCAGGCGTTCGTCGCGCAAGTCATGGCGGATCGCACGCGGGTCACCTTGATCATCCAGGTCGAGGACTGGGTCGCGGGCTGCATCGGCCTCACTCCGGTCCCCAGGGCGTACCGCACGGCGGAACTCGGGTACGTCCTGCACCGCGTGTTCTGGGGGCGCGGCTACGCCCTGGAAGCCGCCACGCTCCTGTGCCGCTGGGGCTTCGACGCCCTGCGCCTGAACCGCATCGAGGCGTTGTGTGCCCTGCCCAATTCCCGCTCGCTCCGCGTGCTCGAGAAGCTCGGCATGGTGCGCGAAGGGGTGCTGCGGGCGTTCCGGCGATTCCACGGGGAGTTTCCCGACATGGCGCTCTACTCGCTGCTGCAGCGCGAGTGGCACCCGCCCGATCTCGGCGGGCCGCCGGTGCACGCGGCCGGCCGCGACCCCACCGATCCGGGCTGATCCGCCCGTGGGCGATCTACAGGATGACGACGATCGCCACGCTGCCCTTGCCGAGGGCGTCGCTCACCTTGGCGAAGTCGGCCGTGTCGAGCAGCAGATCGGCCTTGTTGGTCCCGGCGGCGCGCTTGACCTTGAATGGCTTGTCGCGAGACGGCAACGGCCGCTCCCCGGCGAGGTCCAGGGCGCCTTCGAGGGTGTGCACGTACTGGACGCGCGGGCGTTCGGGCAGCTCCTGGCCGGAGAGCGAGCGGATCTGCGGCGCCAGGGCGGGCTGCGCGCCCGAGCCGCGGCCGTCGATGACGATGGCGGTCCACGGCGATGTGGGAAGCGAGGTCGTGGCCTCGGCCGCGAACTCGAGGCACGACGGTTCGTCCTTCAAGACGGCGCCGGCAAGCCCCTCCTTGCAGAACAGGGTGACCTGCAGCTTCAACTCGACCGACCCGTCCGGCAGGACGTTGGTGTCGACTATCTTGGCGGCGCGGATGCGCTGGTTGATCTTGGCGCGGATCTCGTCGTCGGCCACGGTGTAGTCGCGCACGTGGGCCTCGGCGTTGACGCGGACCTTGTCGACCACCTCGGCCAGTTGCCGCAGGCCGTCTTCCAGCGCGTAACTCCTGGCGAGCGTGCGGCGCGTGGCCAGGGTGCCGCGGTCCGGCGCGATGCCGATGCCGAGCACGGTGATCGCGCGCTTGGTCCAGTTGATCGTGTTGGTGAACTGCTGATCGCCCTGCAACTCGGGCGTGGTCCCCACCGCCTCGACCAGCGCATCTCCGGAATCGTGGGTGCGGGGGCCGGGTATGGGCGTCGGCGCCTTGGGCCTGGCGGGCGGCTTCGCGCCGGGTGGCTTCGCAACCGGCGCCTTTGCCGCGGGCGCCTTCGCCGGAGAGCCCTTGGCCGGCGCCGCACTGGCTGCGCCGACGGGCTGGAATGCCAGGAGTGACGCGGCTAACAGGGCGGCGAAGGATCTGCGTGCAGGCATAGTTTGTTATACCATGCACCCATGACCCTAGCTCTCGAAAAGCTGCGCGAAATGGGCCTTTCGCTGCCGGCGCCCGCCCAGGCCATCGCCAACTACGTCCCCTACGTGGTGGAGGATGGCTGGATCCACGTCTCCGGGCAGTTGCCGCTGCGCGACGGCGCCATCGCGCATGCGGGCCTGGTCGGCGCCGACGTCACGGTCGAACAGGGCTACGACGCGGCGCGGTTGTGCGCGCTGTCCGCCCTGGGTCACCTGGCCGCGGCCGCCGGCGATCTCGACCGCGTGCGCATCGTGCGCGTGGGCGGCTTCGTGGCCTCCGCGCCCGGCTTCACCGATCAGCCGCAGGTGGTCAACGGGGCGAGCGACCTACTGGTCGCGGTCCTGGGCGAACGGGGGCGCCATGCGCGGGCCGCCGTCGGCGTCGCCAGCCTCCCCCGCAACGCGGCGGTCGAGGTCGAGGTCCTCGCCCGCCTCACTTAGACTCATGAAGTGCGCTGGCTGCCGCCTGCCGATCGAGCAGGGGGGCTACGTCAACGCCGGAAACCTGCCCTTTCACGAGCGCTGCCTGGTTTGCTGCCAGTGCGGGCAGGTCCTGACGCGCTTCGCGATCGAACGAGGCCGCTTCTACTGCCACGAGTGCCACGTCGCGGCATTCGCCCCGCGCTGCAAGGTCTGCGCGCTGCCCATCGAGGGAACCTACTACGAGCATGACGGCGGGAAGGCCCATGCCGAGTGCTACCGCAAGCACGTCGCGGGCAAGTGCGACGTCTGCGGCGGCCCCCTGGTCGGCAAGATCCTGAGCGACGGCTGGGGCTTCCGCTACCACGAGGCCCACGCCGCGCAATTTCCCGCCTGCGATGCCTGCGGCCGGCTCACCAGCCCGGAAATCGGCGGCGGGGGCCATCGCCTGGGCGACGGCCGGCACCTGTGCGGCCACTGCCGGCCGAGTGCCGTGCGAAACGCCGAAGAGGCCCGGGAACGCTTCGCCGAGGTGCGCGCGTTTCTCGCGCAACGCGGCCTGGTAGTGCCCGGCGCAGCCCTGCCCCTGCACCTGGTGTCCCGGCCCGACCTCATGAAGACCCTGGCGCGGAGCGGGCACCCGCCTCGCAAGGCGGTCCACGGGGTGACCCTGATGGAGGCGCGGATCCAGGGGAGCCGCGTGGTGAGCCGCGAGGCGTCGATCCACGTCCTGACCTACCTCCCGGCGGCGCTCTTCGACGGCACCGCCGCGCACGAACTGGGCCACGCCTGGACCTTCCTCACCGGCTGCCCGCAACACGTCTACGCCCTGTCGGAAGGCTTCTGCAACTACCTCCGCTACCTGGTGCACACCGCCGAGGGCGGCGACGAGAACGCGTTCTACGTGAAGCACATGCTCGACGATCCCGATCCGGCATATGGCCACGGCTTCCGCATCGTCCGCAAGATAGCCGAGCGCAAGGGCTTCCCCGCCCTCCTCGACCACATGCGCCGCAAGACGGATTTCCCGCTCTTCGGGTGGTAGGGCGGGCCGCTACAGCGCGAAGGCGGGAAGCGGGTTCCGCCCGACGTTCTTTTCCAGGAATGCCGTCAGGCGCTGCTGGTACTCGGCCGGCGCGGTGGACGAGGAGTTCCCGTGGCCGGCGTTCGGCACGATCCACAGGGTCTTGGGATCGCGCGCCGCCTCGAAGTTCGTGAAGCTGTTGCCCGCGACGATGTACTTGTCGGCCGCGCCATGGACGATCGACACCGGGCGGCCGGCGAAGCGGGCGATCCACGCCCTGGGCTGGCTGGCGGCCAGATCTTCCCCGAGGCGCCGGCTGCCGGTCTCGAGGATCGCCGGCACCACGAGATCGGCGTGGGGCAGGTTCAGCATGCCGGTGGCGCTCCGGACGGCGTCGGCGACCGATGCGAAGGCGCAGTCGTCCCACACGGCCTTGACTCCCGGCGTGGTGGCGGCGGTGTGGATGATGCTCGCGCCGCCCAGCGAATTGCCCAGGAGGCCGATCGCCGTGTTGCCTCGACTGGCGGCCCACCGCACCCCGGCCCGGACGTCGTTGTCCTCGTGCAGGGCCATGGTGATCCACTCGCCGCCTGACTCGCCGTGGCGCCGGAGATCGAGCATCACGACGTTGTAGCCGGCGCCGCGGATGGCCTTGAACTCCACCGGATTCTCGACCCAGGTGGCGCGGTTGGAGCCGTGGCCGTGGACCATCACGACGGCCTTGGTCGAAGGCGCCGCGGCCGGGATGTACCAGGCCTTGATCGCCAGGCCGTCCTCGGTCTGCAGCGTCGCCTCGTCGAACTTCAGGCCGAGCGAGCCCGGGTTGGTCTTCACCGGCTTGCGCGGCCGGCGCATCAGGAACTCGGAGCCGACGAAGCCGGCGAACTTGAGGTACGGGCCCATGAGCAGGTTGCCCAGGCCCTTGGTTGCCAGGGACTGCCCGCCGAGCTTCGGGTAGTACGCCTCGAACCCCTGCAGATCCAGCGCGCCGCTCGGGGCGATCTCGCGGAAGGCGCGCGGCGTCAGGTTCTCGGGCCGGTTGGGGTGCTGCCCGAGGGACTTCTCGAGGTCTTCGTACGCGAGGCGCGCGGCGCCGGCCCCCGCAAGCTTGAACGTCGCCGCCGCGAAAGGCCGATAGGCGGCCTCGAACCTGGCGGCGTCGGTGGCGGGGATCTGGCGGTTCCACTCGCCGCGGCTGACCCGGCCGTTGCCGTCGGCATCCAGGGCGCGGAAGGTCTCGGGCGGCAGGCCCAGTTCCGGGCCGATGCCGGCCGTGCCGCCGGCGAGCCGATCGTAGACCGCATTCGAGAAGTCGCTCGCGACGTCGATCGCGCTGGCGTGCGAGCGCTGGATGTCGAACGCCTGGGCGGTGCCGTCGGGGCCCGCCAGACCGCGCGGGCCGCACCCGGTCGCCAGTCCGGCCGCGGCGAGCACGAGTCCCGCCAGGCCGGCGGCGCGCGACCTGCCTCCCTCACTCCAGACGCGACTGAACAACGTCTACCTCTCCTTAACCTGTTCTTACCTGGCTCAGCGGCCTTAACGAATGTCCCCATCCCGATATACCCCCGCTTAGGAATGAGGTGTTAAAGGGCAGTTAGGGAGGTGAAAAATGATCCGCGAGTTTTGGTTCAAAGTTAGTAAGCCGTCAACCGTGCTTAAGGTGTTAAGAGTGGAGTTAAGGAGGAGTAATTAGATGGTTGCCCGGGCGGAGCCGGCCAGTCCGATTCAAGGTAGACCTGATAGTTCGGGTGGGGCCGGCGTCTCGGCCGGTCGGCACAGAGGCCGGCCCCACTCGCCTCGAATCAGGCTGAAACGGCTTAGCGACGGTACGCCCGGCCGGACTACCGGTCGCTCGCCTGGATCTCGGTGGTGTCCTCGATCTTGGCCGTCTCGACGACCTTGCCGTCGGCATCCGACCTGATCTTGACGGTCGCGTCCACCGCGGCTTCCGCCTTGGCCGCCTCCGCTCCGACGCGGGCGCTGTCGTCCCGCAGTACCACGGTGGCGGTACCGTCCACCGACCGCGTGATCGTGATAGTGGCGACGGAACCGTCGAAGCGGGTGATCGTGCCTTCGGCCCTCTCGCTGCCGTCCGCCGCTCCCACGATGGTCCAGGCGACGGTCTTGGTCTTGCCGTCCTTGCGGGTCAGCACGCTGCGGAAGCTGCCGGTCCAGGAGCCGTCGGCCGCCAGCCGGCGATCGCGGTGAACCGCCAGCTTGTGCCCGGTCTTGTTCTCGCGCTCCAGGTCGTAGCTGACGAACAGCAGCGTACCGTCGGCCGCCTCGGTCCGCGTGACCGTTTCGCGGGAAGAGCTGTGGCGGCGGGTGATGACGATTTCGTTCGTCGTCGTGACGCTGCCGTCGGCATGGGTGGTGACGACCGCCGGCTTGATCTCGACCAGCTTGCGGAACGCCTCGAGCTGGCCCTTGGCCAGGTTGCGCAGCCGCTCCATGCGGCGGCCGATGCCGCCCCACAATTGGACCGCGGCGCTGGAGGAGGCCTGCGCGCTCCCGCTGGCCTCGACGCTGCCGGAGGCGGCAAGCGCCATGGTCCGGTACGTCGCGTCCTGGGCGGCGATGGCGCCGCGATCGAGTTCGTCGTCCACGTCCAGGGCGGACAGTCCGTCCGAGACGAGAGTGGTCCCCGTCTCGACGGCTGCGCGGCCCGACAGTCCCAGGCCGCTGCCGGCCAGGAAGCCCGGAACTCCGCAGCCGGCCAGCGCGGCGGCCAGCGAGAGCGCCAGGCCGAGTCTGGCGCGCACGGCAAGAGCTTTCATCGCATGTCTCCTTGATCGTCGTCGGGGTACGTTCAGCTGGAGCGTACGATGCAATCGTGAGGCGGACATGCGCCGAATGTTGCAGCCACGAATAAGCTCTTCTGCCTAGCTGACCGTTGACGGCGCGCGGCGCCGCGCAGGAAACTCCGGACCGCACGCGGGACGCGCGGGGAGGTGGTCATGCTGGGACGGGCACTGGGGCTCGGCCTCGGACTGGGGCTGGGAGCGCTCGCCGGATACCTGCTGGATCCGACCGCAGGCCGGCGCAGGAGGGCGCTGGTCAGGGACAAGGGGATCCGCTCGTGGCACCAGGGACAGGCCCTGCTGCGCATGGCGGCGCGAGACCTGGAGCACCGGGTCCAGGGGGTCCTGGCCGAAGCGCCCAAGGCCCTCCAGGCCGAGGACGTCTCCGACGCGGTGCTGGTGGAGCGAGTCCGCGCCAGGCTTGGCCGGGTGGTGTCGCATCCCCACGCCCTCAAGGTCACCGCCCTGCAAGGCGTCGTGACCCTCGAAGGGCCCATCCTGGCCGACGAGGTCGACTTCGCCCTCGACGCCGTCCACGGTGTGCGCGGCGTGCGCGACTTGGAGAGTCGCCTCGTCCCCCACCCGCGCGACGAGGCGGAGCGCATCCCGGCGCTGC is from Candidatus Tanganyikabacteria bacterium and encodes:
- a CDS encoding GNAT family N-acetyltransferase, with product MLLEGNLTLAGPRVLLRGVRAEDARGVFAYASDPAVTEFLTWETHHALSDSQAFVAQVMADRTRVTLIIQVEDWVAGCIGLTPVPRAYRTAELGYVLHRVFWGRGYALEAATLLCRWGFDALRLNRIEALCALPNSRSLRVLEKLGMVREGVLRAFRRFHGEFPDMALYSLLQREWHPPDLGGPPVHAAGRDPTDPG
- a CDS encoding protein DA1 → MKCAGCRLPIEQGGYVNAGNLPFHERCLVCCQCGQVLTRFAIERGRFYCHECHVAAFAPRCKVCALPIEGTYYEHDGGKAHAECYRKHVAGKCDVCGGPLVGKILSDGWGFRYHEAHAAQFPACDACGRLTSPEIGGGGHRLGDGRHLCGHCRPSAVRNAEEARERFAEVRAFLAQRGLVVPGAALPLHLVSRPDLMKTLARSGHPPRKAVHGVTLMEARIQGSRVVSREASIHVLTYLPAALFDGTAAHELGHAWTFLTGCPQHVYALSEGFCNYLRYLVHTAEGGDENAFYVKHMLDDPDPAYGHGFRIVRKIAERKGFPALLDHMRRKTDFPLFGW
- a CDS encoding RidA family protein; this translates as MTLALEKLREMGLSLPAPAQAIANYVPYVVEDGWIHVSGQLPLRDGAIAHAGLVGADVTVEQGYDAARLCALSALGHLAAAAGDLDRVRIVRVGGFVASAPGFTDQPQVVNGASDLLVAVLGERGRHARAAVGVASLPRNAAVEVEVLARLT
- a CDS encoding alpha/beta fold hydrolase, with translation MFSRVWSEGGRSRAAGLAGLVLAAAGLATGCGPRGLAGPDGTAQAFDIQRSHASAIDVASDFSNAVYDRLAGGTAGIGPELGLPPETFRALDADGNGRVSRGEWNRQIPATDAARFEAAYRPFAAATFKLAGAGAARLAYEDLEKSLGQHPNRPENLTPRAFREIAPSGALDLQGFEAYYPKLGGQSLATKGLGNLLMGPYLKFAGFVGSEFLMRRPRKPVKTNPGSLGLKFDEATLQTEDGLAIKAWYIPAAAPSTKAVVMVHGHGSNRATWVENPVEFKAIRGAGYNVVMLDLRRHGESGGEWITMALHEDNDVRAGVRWAASRGNTAIGLLGNSLGGASIIHTAATTPGVKAVWDDCAFASVADAVRSATGMLNLPHADLVVPAILETGSRRLGEDLAASQPRAWIARFAGRPVSIVHGAADKYIVAGNSFTNFEAARDPKTLWIVPNAGHGNSSSTAPAEYQQRLTAFLEKNVGRNPLPAFAL
- a CDS encoding phosphoglycerate dehydrogenase — protein: MPDGASAADTRAEQERSVNGASGPYRVLACDHIDPAGLAILSPMAQVDSREPLSPADLARLIGDYDALLVRSATKVTNEVFEAAGRLKIVGRAGVGVDNIDVAAATRHGVIVVNSPEGNTVAAAEHAVGLMLALARRIPGADGAMKDGQWGRERFVGIELYHKILGILGLGKIGQRVATVARALGMRVIGTDPFLTPDKAAELGIDMVDFDRLLAESDFITIHVPRTPDTTHLFGEAAFARIKPGVRLINCARGGIVDEAALAAALRSGRVAGAALDVFEKEPLGESALRDLGDQVVLTPHLGASTEEAQLKVAVDVAEQVAAVLAGEPARSAVNIPSMRPEHMEPVRPFLQIAEKLGLLLGQLLDGPVRRLEVVYSGGLAERNTDPLTTAVLKGLLSGAVAEGVNYVNAPIVAKERGLEVRSSRTSEAGEFHDLLEVSCEAGAGVRRTVAGTLFGEGNPRIVRIDEQRFNMEPEGHILIAPHEDVPGVVGRIGTLLGSNNINIFGLQLGRKFRRGPAVMALNVDEAIPPPLLETIGSLPGFHDVKCVKL
- a CDS encoding alanine--glyoxylate aminotransferase family protein; amino-acid sequence: MRLMIPGPTPVPSDVLRAMSRPMINHRAKAFADILDRCTAGVKWLYQTKHDVYILTCSGTGGLEAALVNVLSPGDKVLALISGVFGKRFADIAQTYGAQVDRCETPLGKAYDVSRIEEAVERADYKIVLMTHNETSTAVLNPLAAVAAVVRTHLPDALILVDAVSGMGTADLPVDDLDLDVVVAGSQKAFMVPPALAMVSMSPRAWEAHARAKAPRFYFDLGKARDFLAKGQTPWTPAISVFYGLDVALESLRAEGLQNIFDRHERLTRAVRAGVKALGMKLLVVDDDMASRAVTAIYPPEGVSPGDFRKLMQSRFGIVLAGGQGPLTDSIFRVGHLGHCGPLDILDVLGALEIALRDLGADIALGRGVAAAQEVLAAKAAPAPQPAGAVG